From one Pseudomonas sp. S35 genomic stretch:
- a CDS encoding M48 family metallopeptidase yields MKRTLAVSVLAAAMLLAGCQSVNTTSGGAVGVERKQYMFSMLSSQEVDQMYAQSYQQTLGEASTKGQLDKTSANAKRVQAIAKRLIAQAPTFRPDAAQWKWEVNLIKSDEMNANCGPGGKIFVYSALIDNLKLTDDELAAVMGHEIAHALREHGREAMSKAYGIEIAKQGAGALFGLGQDSLALADTVANYGMTLPNSRSNENEADLIGLELSARAGYNPNAAITLWNKMAKASEGSPPEFMSTHPASDSRIASLQAAIPKVMPLYQQAKKS; encoded by the coding sequence ATGAAGAGAACATTGGCGGTAAGTGTGTTGGCTGCGGCGATGTTGCTGGCGGGTTGTCAGTCGGTCAACACCACCAGCGGCGGTGCCGTTGGGGTTGAGCGCAAGCAATACATGTTCAGCATGCTGTCGAGTCAGGAAGTCGACCAGATGTATGCCCAGTCCTACCAGCAGACGTTGGGTGAAGCCAGTACCAAAGGCCAGTTGGACAAGACCAGCGCCAACGCCAAGCGTGTGCAGGCCATCGCCAAGCGCTTGATCGCCCAGGCGCCCACCTTCCGCCCGGATGCGGCGCAGTGGAAGTGGGAAGTGAATTTGATCAAAAGCGATGAGATGAACGCCAACTGCGGGCCTGGCGGCAAGATCTTCGTGTACAGCGCGTTGATCGACAATCTCAAGCTGACCGATGACGAACTGGCTGCCGTGATGGGCCATGAAATCGCCCATGCCTTGCGTGAGCACGGCCGTGAGGCGATGTCCAAGGCGTACGGTATCGAGATCGCCAAGCAGGGCGCCGGTGCGTTGTTCGGCTTGGGCCAGGACAGCCTGGCACTGGCCGATACGGTGGCCAACTACGGCATGACCTTGCCTAACAGCCGCAGCAATGAAAACGAAGCGGACCTGATCGGCCTGGAGCTGTCTGCCCGCGCCGGCTACAACCCGAACGCAGCCATCACGCTGTGGAACAAGATGGCCAAGGCATCGGAAGGTTCGCCGCCGGAATTCATGAGCACTCACCCCGCGTCCGACAGCCGGATCGCTTCGTTGCAGGCGGCGATTCCGAAGGTCATGCCGCTTTACCAGCAGGCCAAGAAGTCCTAA
- a CDS encoding TMEM165/GDT1 family protein, with amino-acid sequence MLDSLLVPTAIVALAEIGDKTQLLALILAARFRKPWPIIAGIVAATLANHAAAGAVGAWFGSFFSDAVLHWILAASFCATALWTLVPDKLDDDEASTTRKFGPFLTTLIAFFLAEIGDKTQIATVMLAAQYPELWLVIIGTTLGMLIANVPVVLAGNFAAEKLPLTMIRRLAATAFFVLAVVAVYKAMQSSGWI; translated from the coding sequence ATGCTGGATTCACTACTCGTTCCTACCGCAATCGTTGCCTTGGCCGAAATCGGCGACAAGACGCAACTGCTCGCGCTCATTCTCGCTGCTCGCTTTCGCAAGCCCTGGCCCATCATCGCCGGCATCGTCGCCGCGACCCTGGCCAACCATGCGGCCGCTGGTGCCGTGGGCGCCTGGTTTGGCAGCTTCTTCTCGGATGCGGTGTTGCATTGGATCCTCGCGGCAAGCTTCTGCGCCACGGCACTGTGGACCCTGGTGCCGGACAAGCTCGATGACGACGAAGCCAGCACCACCCGCAAGTTCGGGCCATTCCTGACGACGTTGATTGCCTTCTTCCTGGCGGAAATCGGTGACAAAACCCAGATCGCCACGGTGATGCTGGCGGCGCAATATCCGGAGTTGTGGCTGGTGATTATCGGCACCACCCTGGGCATGTTGATTGCCAACGTACCGGTGGTTCTGGCGGGGAATTTTGCGGCGGAGAAACTGCCGTTGACCATGATTCGTCGACTGGCGGCTACGGCGTTCTTTGTGCTGGCGGTTGTCGCGGTGTACAAGGCCATGCAAAGCAGCGGCTGGATCTGA
- a CDS encoding class I SAM-dependent methyltransferase: MDPRSEVLLRQAELFQGNLLLVGLPADDLLGRLPNAHAWCWHAGDQAALDARFPERSQFGVNVPQRKFDAAVIFLPKSKDLTDYLLNAVAARLPGAELFLVGEKKSGIESAAKQMIPFGKPRKLDNARHCQLWQITVANAPQAVDLESLAQVFDVPLAEGPLKVVSLPGVFSHGRLDRGTELLLEHLDKLPSGHLLDFGCGAGVLGAAVKRRYPHNSVTMLDVDAFAAASSRLTLAANGLEAEVLTGDGIDAAPMGLNAILSNPPFHVGVHTDYFATENLLRKAAKHLAKGGELRLVANSFLKYQPLIEEHLGVCAVKAEGSGFRIYRAKRG, from the coding sequence ATGGATCCGCGCAGTGAAGTACTGCTTCGTCAGGCCGAACTTTTTCAAGGTAACCTGTTGTTGGTGGGCTTGCCCGCCGACGACCTACTGGGGCGCCTGCCCAACGCTCACGCCTGGTGCTGGCATGCTGGCGATCAGGCGGCGCTCGATGCGCGGTTCCCCGAGCGCAGCCAATTTGGCGTGAATGTGCCGCAGCGTAAGTTCGACGCAGCGGTGATCTTCCTGCCCAAGTCCAAGGACCTCACCGACTACCTGCTCAACGCCGTGGCCGCACGTCTGCCCGGTGCCGAACTGTTTCTGGTCGGCGAGAAAAAAAGCGGCATCGAAAGCGCCGCCAAGCAAATGATCCCCTTTGGCAAACCGCGCAAGCTGGATAACGCACGGCATTGCCAACTGTGGCAAATCACCGTGGCCAACGCGCCGCAAGCGGTGGACCTGGAAAGCCTGGCGCAAGTCTTCGACGTGCCGCTGGCCGAAGGCCCGCTAAAGGTAGTGAGCCTACCCGGCGTGTTCAGCCATGGCCGCCTGGACCGTGGCACCGAGTTGCTGCTGGAGCATTTGGACAAACTGCCCAGCGGTCATCTGCTGGACTTCGGTTGCGGCGCCGGCGTGCTCGGGGCTGCGGTAAAACGTCGCTACCCGCACAACAGCGTGACGATGCTGGATGTAGACGCCTTCGCCGCCGCCAGCAGCCGCCTGACCCTGGCCGCCAATGGCTTGGAGGCCGAGGTGCTGACCGGGGATGGCATCGACGCCGCGCCGATGGGCTTGAATGCGATTCTGAGCAACCCACCGTTCCATGTCGGGGTGCACACCGACTATTTCGCCACCGAAAACCTGCTGCGAAAAGCGGCGAAACACCTGGCAAAAGGCGGCGAACTTCGCCTTGTCGCCAATAGCTTCCTGAAGTATCAGCCACTGATCGAAGAGCATCTGGGCGTATGTGCGGTCAAGGCCGAGGGCAGCGGTTTTCGCATCTACCGTGCCAAGCGCGGCTGA
- a CDS encoding 2-hydroxyacid dehydrogenase, with product MTNNRRAAFLDHPSLDLGDLNLSGLRECFSDLQLYSDTTPQNVIERLQGVQVVISNKIALSAETLAACPELKLILVSATGTNNVDLEAARAQGITVSNCQGYGTPSVAQHTIMLLLNLATRLKDYQRDVAAGKWQQAKQFCLLDHPIVELEGKTLGLLGHGELGGAVARLAEAFGMRVLLGAIAGRPARADRVPLDELLTQVDALTLHCPLNEHTRDFIGARELALLKPGAFVVNTARGGLINEQALADALRSGHLGGAATDVLSVEPPVNGNPLLAGDIPRLIVTPHNAWGSREARQRIVGQLTENAQGFFSGAPLRVVS from the coding sequence ATGACGAACAATCGCCGCGCCGCCTTCCTTGATCACCCGTCCCTGGACCTTGGGGACCTCAACCTCAGCGGTCTACGAGAGTGCTTCAGCGACCTGCAGCTGTACTCCGACACCACGCCACAGAATGTGATCGAGCGCCTGCAAGGTGTGCAGGTGGTCATCAGTAACAAGATCGCCCTCAGTGCCGAAACCCTGGCGGCCTGCCCGGAACTCAAGCTGATCCTGGTATCGGCCACCGGCACCAACAACGTCGACCTTGAGGCTGCCCGCGCCCAGGGCATCACCGTGAGCAATTGCCAAGGCTACGGTACGCCATCGGTGGCGCAGCATACGATCATGCTGCTGCTGAATCTGGCGACTCGTCTGAAGGACTATCAACGGGATGTGGCCGCCGGCAAATGGCAACAGGCCAAGCAGTTCTGCCTGCTGGACCACCCTATCGTTGAGCTGGAAGGCAAGACGCTGGGTCTGCTGGGCCACGGCGAACTGGGCGGCGCAGTCGCGCGGCTGGCCGAGGCGTTTGGCATGCGCGTACTGCTTGGCGCGATTGCGGGTCGCCCTGCCCGTGCAGACCGTGTACCTCTGGATGAGCTGCTCACGCAGGTCGACGCCCTTACCTTGCACTGCCCGCTCAACGAGCATACCCGCGACTTTATCGGCGCCCGCGAGCTGGCACTGCTCAAACCAGGGGCGTTTGTGGTCAATACTGCACGCGGTGGTTTGATCAACGAACAGGCCCTGGCGGATGCCTTGCGCAGCGGTCATTTGGGCGGCGCGGCCACCGATGTGTTGAGCGTGGAGCCTCCGGTCAATGGCAACCCGTTGCTGGCCGGTGACATTCCGCGGTTGATCGTCACACCGCACAATGCCTGGGGCAGTCGCGAGGCGCGCCAGCGCATCGTCGGCCAACTGACGGAAAACGCCCAGGGCTTTTTCAGCGGCGCCCCGCTGCGCGTCGTCAGTTGA
- a CDS encoding LysE family transporter yields the protein MYAAEFLTVALIHLLAVASPGPDFAVVVRESVTHGRRAGTWTALGVGSAIFLHVGYSLLGIGLIVSQSIVLFNALKWAAAAYLLYIGFKALRAQPAKPAAEGELHREAGERTPRGAFTAGFVTNGLNPKATLFFLSLFTVVINPHTPLAVQAGYGVYLAVATALWFCMVAMLFSQQRVRAGFARMGHWFDRTMGAVLIAIGVKLAFTSMK from the coding sequence ATGTACGCCGCCGAGTTTTTGACCGTAGCCTTGATCCACCTGTTGGCGGTGGCCAGCCCCGGCCCGGATTTCGCCGTGGTGGTCCGCGAAAGCGTGACCCATGGCCGTCGCGCTGGCACCTGGACCGCACTGGGCGTGGGCTCGGCAATTTTCCTGCATGTGGGTTACTCGTTGCTCGGCATTGGCTTGATCGTGTCCCAGTCCATCGTGCTGTTCAACGCACTCAAATGGGCAGCGGCGGCATACCTGCTGTACATCGGCTTCAAGGCCCTGCGCGCGCAGCCAGCCAAGCCCGCCGCCGAGGGCGAGTTGCACCGTGAAGCGGGCGAGCGCACGCCACGCGGCGCGTTTACCGCAGGCTTTGTGACCAATGGTTTGAACCCGAAGGCCACGTTGTTCTTCCTGTCGCTGTTCACCGTGGTGATCAACCCGCACACGCCGCTGGCCGTGCAGGCGGGTTACGGTGTGTACCTGGCGGTGGCGACGGCGTTGTGGTTCTGCATGGTGGCCATGCTGTTCAGCCAACAGCGCGTGCGCGCCGGGTTTGCGCGGATGGGGCATTGGTTTGATCGGACCATGGGAGCGGTGTTGATTGCGATTGGGGTGAAGTTGGCGTTTACCAGTATGAAATAA
- a CDS encoding fatty acid--CoA ligase, with protein sequence MLQTRVIPPAEGAYQYPLLIKRLLMSGARYEKTREIVYRDKLRYTYPTLIERVARLANVLTEAGVKAGDTVAVMDWDSHRYLECMFAIPMIGAVIHTINVRLSPEQILYTMNHAEDRFVLVNSEFVGLYQAIAGQLTTVDKTLLLTDGESKTAELPSLVGEYETLLAAASPKYDFQDFDEHSVATTFYTTGTTGNPKGVYFTHRQLVLHTIGVATIMGSIDSVRLLGTNDVYMPITPMFHVHAWGLPYVATMLGLKQVYPGRYDPEYLVELWRREKVTFSHCVPTILQMVLNAKAAQGVDFGGWKIVIGGSALNRTLYEAAKARGIQLTAAYGMSETGPLVSCAHLNEELLAGSEDERITYRIKAGVPGPLVEAAIMDTEGNFLPADGESQGELVLRAPWLSEGYFNEPQKGAELWAGGWMHTGDVATLDAFGVIDIRDRIKDVIKTGGEWISSLALEDLVSRHPAVREVAVVGIADPQWGERPFALLVVHDGHVIGARELKEHLKPFVELGHLSKWAIPSQIAIVTEIPKTSVGKLDKKRIRIDIIEWQANNSSFLSTL encoded by the coding sequence ATGTTGCAGACCCGTGTTATTCCCCCCGCCGAAGGTGCGTACCAATATCCACTGTTGATCAAGCGCCTGCTGATGTCCGGTGCTCGCTACGAAAAGACCCGGGAAATCGTCTATCGCGACAAGCTGCGCTACACCTACCCGACCTTGATCGAACGGGTCGCGCGCTTGGCCAATGTGCTGACCGAAGCCGGGGTCAAGGCCGGTGACACCGTGGCAGTGATGGATTGGGACAGCCATCGTTACCTGGAATGCATGTTCGCCATCCCGATGATCGGCGCGGTGATCCACACCATCAACGTGCGCCTGTCGCCGGAGCAAATTCTCTACACCATGAATCACGCCGAAGACCGCTTTGTGCTGGTCAACAGTGAGTTCGTGGGCCTTTACCAGGCCATCGCCGGGCAGCTCACCACCGTCGACAAGACGCTGCTGCTCACTGACGGCGAATCAAAAACGGCTGAGCTCCCCAGCCTGGTGGGCGAGTACGAAACCCTGCTCGCCGCTGCCAGCCCCAAGTACGACTTCCAGGATTTCGACGAGCACTCCGTCGCCACCACGTTCTACACCACCGGCACCACCGGTAACCCTAAAGGCGTGTATTTCACCCATCGCCAATTGGTGCTGCACACCATCGGCGTGGCAACCATCATGGGCAGCATCGACAGCGTGCGCTTGCTGGGCACCAACGACGTGTACATGCCGATCACTCCAATGTTCCACGTGCATGCCTGGGGCTTGCCGTATGTGGCGACCATGCTCGGCCTCAAGCAGGTCTACCCTGGTCGCTACGACCCGGAATACCTGGTGGAGTTGTGGCGCAGGGAGAAGGTCACTTTCTCCCACTGCGTGCCGACCATCCTGCAAATGGTGCTCAACGCCAAGGCCGCTCAGGGCGTGGATTTTGGCGGTTGGAAAATCGTCATCGGCGGCAGCGCGCTCAATCGCACGTTGTATGAGGCGGCGAAGGCGCGTGGGATTCAACTGACCGCCGCGTACGGCATGTCCGAGACTGGCCCGTTGGTGTCCTGCGCTCACCTCAACGAAGAGCTGTTGGCCGGTAGCGAAGACGAGCGCATCACCTACCGCATCAAAGCCGGCGTGCCCGGACCGTTGGTGGAAGCGGCGATCATGGACACTGAGGGTAACTTCCTGCCCGCCGATGGCGAGTCCCAGGGCGAGTTGGTACTGCGTGCGCCATGGCTCAGCGAAGGTTATTTCAACGAGCCGCAGAAGGGCGCGGAGTTGTGGGCCGGTGGCTGGATGCACACTGGCGACGTGGCCACCCTCGACGCGTTTGGCGTGATCGATATCCGCGACCGCATTAAGGATGTGATCAAGACCGGTGGCGAGTGGATCTCCTCCCTGGCCCTCGAAGACCTGGTCAGCCGTCACCCGGCGGTACGCGAAGTAGCGGTGGTGGGCATCGCCGATCCGCAGTGGGGCGAGCGCCCGTTTGCGCTGTTGGTGGTGCATGATGGCCATGTGATAGGGGCTCGCGAGCTCAAGGAACACCTCAAGCCTTTTGTCGAACTGGGCCATTTGAGCAAATGGGCGATTCCGAGCCAGATCGCCATTGTTACGGAAATTCCCAAGACCAGCGTCGGCAAGCTCGACAAAAAACGTATCCGCATCGACATCATCGAATGGCAGGCCAACAACAGCTCCTTCCTGTCGACCCTCTGA
- a CDS encoding DUF1302 domain-containing protein — translation MTSVNQFWRRARLPLAVSLASTLAGPAFGVSFNIGEIEGSFDSSLSVGASWSTSKANRDLIGVNNGGKGLSQTTDDGHLNFKRGETFSKIFKGIHDLELKYGDTGVFVRGKYWYDFELKDESRPFKDISDNNRKEGAKSSGGQILDAFIYHNYSIADEPGSVRFGKQVVSWGESTFIGGGINSINPIDVAAFRRPGAEVKEGLIPVNMFYISQNLTENLSAEAFYQLEWDQTVTDNCGTFFSQPDNISDGCNDNLRLLAKRSTISATAPGRGALAAMQARGVDVNEEGALVRRSGDRDARDSGQFGAAFHYNFEPLDTEFGAYFMNYHSRAPIFSATAAPQSAYDIAPGFGTLAPVWIAGNSKYFVEYPEDIRLYGLSFSTTLPTGTAWSGELSYRPNAPVQLNSTDILYSGVRRLGGNFTDASLLNGVPGQDMHGYRRKEITQFQTTFTHFFDQVMGASRLTLVGEVGITHVGGLESKSDLRYGRDPVFGPGALPATPGGQSTCQVLNAGTIGGAGAGTDASNLTSNCNNDGFTTANSWGYRGRAIWEYPDVFAGVNLKPNVAWSHDVKGYSPGPGANFEEGRKAISLGLDAEYQNTYTASLAYTNFFGGDYSTVNDRDFVALSFGANF, via the coding sequence ATGACCTCAGTAAACCAGTTCTGGCGCCGGGCAAGACTGCCGTTGGCCGTCAGCCTCGCCTCTACGCTCGCCGGGCCCGCATTCGGCGTCAGTTTCAATATCGGTGAAATCGAAGGGAGTTTTGACTCGTCGCTTTCGGTGGGGGCGAGTTGGAGTACTTCCAAGGCCAACCGTGACCTGATCGGTGTCAACAACGGCGGTAAGGGCTTGTCCCAGACCACCGACGACGGTCACTTGAACTTCAAACGAGGAGAGACCTTCTCGAAGATCTTCAAGGGTATTCATGACCTTGAATTGAAGTACGGCGATACCGGTGTGTTTGTGCGCGGCAAGTATTGGTATGACTTTGAGCTCAAAGACGAAAGCCGTCCGTTTAAAGACATCAGCGATAACAACCGCAAAGAGGGCGCCAAGTCCTCTGGCGGGCAGATTCTCGACGCGTTTATCTACCACAACTACTCCATTGCCGATGAGCCGGGCTCTGTTCGTTTCGGTAAACAGGTGGTGAGCTGGGGTGAAAGTACCTTTATCGGTGGCGGTATCAACTCGATCAACCCGATCGATGTGGCAGCGTTCCGCCGTCCCGGTGCCGAGGTCAAGGAAGGGCTGATCCCGGTCAACATGTTCTATATCTCTCAGAACTTGACCGAAAACCTGTCGGCAGAAGCCTTCTATCAGTTGGAATGGGACCAGACCGTTACCGATAACTGCGGGACCTTCTTCTCGCAGCCGGACAACATCTCTGATGGCTGTAACGACAACCTGCGCCTGCTGGCCAAACGTTCGACCATTTCTGCGACTGCTCCGGGGCGCGGGGCTCTAGCCGCGATGCAGGCACGTGGCGTCGATGTCAACGAAGAGGGTGCGCTGGTGCGCCGCAGTGGCGACCGTGACGCCCGCGACAGCGGCCAGTTCGGTGCGGCCTTCCATTACAACTTCGAGCCGCTGGACACCGAGTTCGGCGCCTACTTCATGAACTACCACAGTCGTGCGCCGATCTTCAGCGCCACTGCGGCACCTCAGTCGGCCTACGACATCGCCCCAGGCTTTGGTACGTTGGCACCGGTGTGGATCGCTGGTAACTCGAAATATTTCGTAGAGTATCCGGAAGACATCCGTCTGTATGGCTTGAGCTTCTCTACCACCTTACCGACGGGGACCGCGTGGAGTGGTGAGCTGAGCTATCGGCCGAATGCGCCGGTTCAGTTGAACAGTACCGATATCCTCTATTCCGGTGTGCGGCGCTTGGGCGGCAATTTTACCGATGCATCCCTGCTCAATGGGGTACCTGGACAGGACATGCATGGCTATCGTCGCAAGGAAATCACTCAGTTCCAGACCACCTTCACGCATTTCTTCGATCAAGTCATGGGCGCCAGTCGCCTGACGCTTGTAGGGGAAGTCGGGATTACCCATGTGGGCGGCCTGGAGAGCAAGTCGGATTTGCGTTACGGTCGTGACCCGGTGTTCGGCCCTGGCGCCTTGCCGGCCACCCCTGGTGGACAGAGCACCTGCCAGGTTCTCAACGCCGGCACTATCGGCGGCGCAGGGGCGGGCACCGATGCCAGCAACCTGACCTCCAACTGCAACAACGACGGCTTCACCACAGCCAACTCCTGGGGCTATCGCGGTCGCGCAATTTGGGAATACCCGGATGTGTTCGCTGGTGTAAACCTCAAACCCAACGTGGCCTGGTCCCACGACGTCAAAGGGTACTCGCCAGGTCCTGGCGCTAACTTCGAGGAAGGTCGCAAAGCTATCAGTCTGGGGCTCGACGCGGAGTACCAGAATACTTACACCGCCAGCCTGGCCTACACCAACTTCTTCGGGGGCGACTACAGCACCGTGAATGACCGCGACTTCGTCGCGTTGAGTTTCGGCGCCAACTTCTAA
- a CDS encoding DUF1329 domain-containing protein: MKITKSLLHVGVLGLSILASNVMAAVSADEAAKLGTSLTPMGAEMAGNAAGTIPKWSPMPTNAGAVDAKGFLANPYASEQPQFTITAQNVEQYKDKLAPGQYAMFKRYPETFKMPVYPTHRGATVPAEVFASIKKNATTTNLVSGGNGLENFETAVPFPIPKTGVEVIWNHITRYRGGSVTRLVTQATPQTNGSYSLVYFRDQFVFRDKMKDFDPKNPGNVLFYFKQQVTAPARLAGGVLLVHETLDQVKEPRSAWVYNAGQRRVRRAPQVSYDGPGTAADGLRTSDNLDMYNGAPDRYDWKLEGKKEIYIASNSYKIDDPKLKYADIIKAGHINQDLTRYELRRVWHVVATLKEGQRHIYAKRDFFIDEDTWQAAVIDHYDGRGQLWRVAEAHAENYYDKQVPWYALETLYDLQSGRYLALGMKNEEKQAYDFGFTATTSDFTPAALRQDGVR, from the coding sequence ATGAAAATAACCAAAAGTCTGTTGCACGTAGGTGTGCTTGGGCTGTCGATCCTGGCGAGCAACGTCATGGCGGCAGTGTCGGCGGATGAAGCCGCCAAGCTGGGCACCTCCCTGACCCCGATGGGCGCTGAAATGGCCGGTAACGCCGCGGGCACCATCCCGAAATGGTCACCGATGCCGACCAATGCCGGTGCAGTGGATGCCAAAGGTTTCCTCGCCAACCCGTACGCCAGCGAGCAGCCGCAATTCACGATCACCGCGCAAAACGTCGAGCAGTACAAAGACAAGCTGGCGCCGGGGCAGTACGCGATGTTCAAGCGTTACCCGGAAACCTTCAAGATGCCGGTCTACCCGACCCATCGCGGCGCTACCGTGCCGGCCGAGGTGTTTGCCTCCATCAAGAAAAACGCCACCACTACCAACCTGGTGTCCGGCGGCAACGGCCTGGAGAACTTTGAAACGGCCGTGCCGTTCCCGATCCCGAAAACCGGTGTGGAAGTCATCTGGAACCACATCACCCGTTACCGGGGTGGCAGCGTGACTCGCCTGGTGACCCAGGCCACGCCGCAAACCAACGGTTCCTACAGCCTGGTGTACTTCCGCGACCAGTTCGTGTTCCGCGACAAGATGAAGGACTTCGACCCGAAAAACCCAGGCAACGTGCTGTTCTACTTCAAGCAGCAAGTGACCGCGCCGGCACGTCTGGCCGGTGGTGTACTGCTGGTGCACGAAACCCTGGACCAAGTGAAGGAACCGCGTTCGGCATGGGTCTACAACGCCGGTCAGCGCCGTGTGCGCCGGGCGCCGCAAGTGTCCTATGACGGGCCGGGTACTGCCGCCGACGGCCTGCGTACCTCCGACAACCTCGACATGTACAACGGTGCGCCGGATCGCTACGACTGGAAACTGGAAGGCAAGAAGGAAATCTACATCGCCTCCAACAGCTACAAGATCGACGATCCGAAGCTCAAGTACGCCGACATCATCAAGGCCGGCCACATCAACCAAGACCTGACGCGCTACGAGCTGCGTCGCGTCTGGCACGTGGTCGCCACCTTGAAGGAAGGCCAGCGTCACATCTACGCCAAGCGTGACTTCTTCATCGACGAAGACACCTGGCAAGCCGCGGTGATCGATCACTACGACGGTCGTGGCCAGCTGTGGCGCGTCGCCGAAGCCCATGCCGAGAACTACTACGACAAGCAAGTGCCGTGGTACGCCCTGGAAACCCTCTACGACCTGCAGTCCGGCCGCTACCTGGCCCTGGGCATGAAGAACGAAGAGAAGCAGGCGTATGACTTCGGCTTCACCGCCACCACCAGCGACTTCACCCCAGCAGCCCTGCGCCAGGATGGTGTTCGCTAA